AGACGAAGGCGCGCTGGCCCTGCTGGGCCGGCCGGGCTTTGCCAAGCTGCTGGCCTACCGCATCTTCGCGATGCTGTCCTACCAGGTGGTGGCCGTCACCGTCGGCTGGCACATCTACGAAGTCACCCGCAATCCGTTCTCGCTGGGCCTGGTCGGCCTGGCCGAGGTACTGCCGTTCTTCTGCGTGGCGCCGTTTGCCGGCTACCTGGTCGACCACCTGCCGCGGCGTCGGCTGGGTATGGTCGCCTGCGCCGGCCTGGTCGCCACCGCGGTGGTGCTGACCGGCGTGGCCACCGGCTGGCTGCCGTTCCAGGGCGTGTGGCCGATCTATGCCGCCATCGCGCTGACCGGCATGGTCCGCGCCTTCCTGTCGCCCATCTACAACGCGCTGTTTGCCCGCGTGCTGGAGCGCAGCCAGTTCGCCCGCGGCGCCGGCCTGGGCAGCGTGGTGTTCCAGTCGGGCATGGTGGTCGGCCCGGCGCTGGGCGGCATCCTGGTCGGCTGGGGCGGCAAGGGCCTGTCCTATGGCGTGGCCACCGCCTTCGCGGTAGTGGCGATGGGCTGCCTGGCCACGCTGAAGGTGAGCGAACCGGTGCACGACGGCCCGGCCGCACCGATCTTCAAGAGCATCGCCGAGGGCGCCCGCTTCGTCGTCGGCAACCGCATCATGGTCGGCGCGATGGCGCTGGACATGTTCTCCGTACTGCTGGGCGGCGTGGTGGCGATGCTGCCGGCCTTCCTGCAGGAGATCCTGCACTACGGCCCCGAGGGCCTGGGCATCCTGCGCGCGGCACCGGCGCTGGGCTCGATCGCGGTCGGCCTGTGGCTGGCCCGCCACCCGCTGCAGAAGAACGCTGGCCGCGTGCTGCTGTTCGCCGTGGCCGGTTTCGGCCTGTGCGTGGTCAGCTTCGGCCTGTCCCAGCACTTCTGGCTGTCGGCGCTGATCCTGCTGTTCTACGGGGCCTTCGACGGCGTCTCGGTGGTGGTGCGGTCGACCATCCTGCAGCTGGCCACGCCCGAGGAAATGCGCGGGCGGGTGTCGTCGATCAACGGCATCTTCATCAGCTCGTCCAACGAGCTGGGCGCGTTCTACGCGGGCACGATGGCCAAGCTGCTGGGCCTCGTGCCAGCAGTGGTGCTGGGCGGGTTCGCGGTGCTGAGCGTGGCCGGGATCACCGCGTGGAAGAACCCGACGCTGCGGAAGTTGAATCTGCGCGACCTGCAGTGATTCTGTAGAGCCGAGCCGATGCTCGGCTGCGCATTTCCGTGCGCCCACGCACCGGTAGCGCCGGGCCGCGCCCGGCGGACTCTTTCCGCGACCGCGGTGGGGTGTAACTTTCTTTGCTCGTGCACCGCACTGCAGGAGCAGTGCGGAACGGCGAAGCCGGCCCGAAGGGTGGCGCACAGGGATGTGCGCCATCAAGAAAGTCACCAAAGAAACACGCCGCCATCCGCGAGCCGGCGCTGCGCACCGGTGTCCTGCGCTCCTCGGCGAATCAGGGAACGGCGCGAAGAGCCAGCCGACTGGCAGTCGGCTCTACAGGATAGAGCCGCCTCTTCGCCCCTGATTCCCCTGCGGTGCTCGGCTCGCTACAAGGCGGACCCAAGTCAACGGCCACAGCCGCCCGCCCCAGCCACGGTCGCGCACCACCAATCACCCAACAAAAAACCCGGCCGAGGCCGGGTTTTTCGCATGACCAGACAACGCTCTGGAATCAGTCGCCCTGCTGCTTCTGCAGGTGCTCCCAACGCTCCTGGGCGTCGATGGTGCGCTCGGCGGTCAGGCGCGCCTCGAGGCGCTCCAGGCCGATTTCTTCGCCGGTGTCGACGCAGTAACCGTAGTCGCCGGCTTCCAGGCGCTTCAGGGTGCTGTCGATCTTGCCGATCAGCTTGCGGTAACGGTCGCGGGTACGCAGTTCCAGCGAGTTCTCGGTCTCGCGGGTCGCGCGCTCGGCTTCGTCGCCGATGTCACGCACTTCCTCGCGCAGGTTCTCGATGGTCTGCTTGGATTCTTCCACCAGATCGGCGCGCCAGTTCTGCAGGCGCTGGCGGAAGTATTCCTGCTGCAGCGGGCTCATGTACTCCTCTTCCGAGCCGGGCTTGTAGCCGGTCGGCAGGATCGGGCGGCCGGTGGCCTCGTCGGTCTTGTATTCGACGACCTTGTACTTGCTGCGCGGGGCCGGCGCCGCCGAACGGGCGGCCACAGCCACGGCGACCTTGCCCACGGGGCGCGACACGGTCTTCGGAGCGGGATCAGGTTTCACGGCGGTTTTCACGGCGGTCTTGGCAGGCGATTTCGAAACGGGCACGGGATTCTTGGATTGCGGGGCGGTCGATGCTGCAGGGGTGGCGGCCGGGGCCGGCTTGGGGGCCGGTTTGGCTGCTGCCACTGCCGCGGTCTTGGCCGGGACAGACTTGGCCGGAGCTGCCTTGGCGGCGGGCTTCGGTGCGGTTTTCACTACCGGGGCCGGGGCCGGCTTGGCAGCCGGCTTGGCGACATTCTTGGTGGCTTTCTTTACAGCGGCAGGCGTGGCGGCGGGTTTAGCCGGTGCAGCCTTCTTCGCCGCCGGCTTGGCGACCGGCTTGGCCGCGGCCTTCTTGGCCACCGGCTTCGGCGCGGGCTTGGCGACAGCCTTCTTCGGTGCCGGCTTGGCGACGGCCTTCTTGGCCGGTGCGGCCTTGCTGGCTGCCTTCTTCACCACCGGCGCCTTCTTGCTGGCTGCCGCGGGCTTGGCCTTGGCCGGCGCAGCGGCCTTCTTCGCCGCTGGCTTGCTGGCCTTGGCCGGCGATTTCGTTGCGGTGGCCTTCCTGGCCGCCGGTTGCGAGGATGCTGCCTTGGCGGCCGTCTTGCTGGCCGGCTTCTTGGCAACAGGCTTGGCCGCCAACTTCTTCACAACAGGCTTGGCGGTTTTCTTGGCGGCCTCGACGGCCTTCTTTGCAGTTTTTTTAGCAGCCACGAAACGCTCTTCCTTGGATTCCCCGGGGCCCGGGAAAGCGGGCCTTTATAGCCTACCCGACCCGCAGCAGCAACCTTGGGGGCCTGCTCCATTCAGTCCTGGAGCCAGCGGCCCAGAGTGTCGGTCCGACGAACATGGACCGCCCTGCGCGGTACGGAACCTGGCCGGCACCCCACGGTGCCGGTACCGGTCGCAGGCCATGGGCGACATGCGACCAACGGCCCATCCTGCACAAATGCGGGCTTCATGCCAACTGGCATAAGATGACTGGGTGATCTCGCGCCTGCTCATTGCCCTGCTGCGCTTCTACAAGCGCTTCATCAGCCCCCTGCTGGGGCCGCGCTGCCGTTTCGTGCCGAGCTGTTCTGAATACGCCATGGACGCCATCTCGATGCACGGTCCGCTGCGTGGCAGCTGGCTGGCCGCGCGCCGCCTCGGCCGCTGCCACCCGTTCCATCCCGGCGGCTTCGACCCGGTGCCCGAATCGCCCAACGCCCCCTCTTGCCGTTGCACAGGAAAACACTGACATGTCCTCCACCCTCATCACCAATGCCCGCATGGTCAACGAAGGCCGCACCTTCGACGGCGACCTGCGCATCGAGAACGGCCGCATCGCGCAGATCGGCAGTGGCCTGGCCCCGCGCGACGGAGAACAGGTGGTGGACGCAGCCGGTCGCTGGCTGCTGCCCGGCATGATCGATGACCAGGTGCACTTCCGCGAACCGGGCCTGACCCACAAGGGTGACATCGCCAGCGAATCGGCCGCGGCCGTGGCCGGTGGCCTGACCAGCTTCATGGACATGCCCAACACCAACCCGCCGACGCTGGATTCGACCATCCTGGAAGCCAAGTACGAACTCGCGCGCGGCCGCGCCTGGGCCAACTACGGCTTCTACCACGGCGCCAGCAACGACAACCTGGAAGCGATCCGCGCGCTCGACCCGAAGAAGGCACCGGGCGTGAAGGTGTTCATGGGCGCCTCCACCGGCAACATGCTGGTGGACAACCCGGAGACGCTGGACGCGATCTTCCGCGAATGCCCGACCCCGATCATCACGCACTGCGAAGACACGCCGATGATCGATGCCAACCTCAAGGCCTTCCAGGAGAAGTACGGTGACGCGCTGACCCCGGACATGCACCCGGACATCCGTTCGCGCGAGGCCTGCATCAAGTCCACCCGCCTGGCGATGTCGCTGGCGCGCAAGCACGGCACCCGTCTGCACGTGCTGCACATCTCCACCGCCGACGAGCTGGCGCTGTTCGAGAAGGGCCCGCTGATCCGCGCCGACGGCAGCCGCAAGCAGATCACCGCCGAAACCTGCGTGCACTTCCTGCACTTCGCGCGCCCGGATTACGCGACCAAGGGCAACCTGATCAAGTGCAACCCGGCCATCAAGGAAGTCGCCGACCGCGAGGCGATCACCGCCGCGCTGGCCGATGACGTGCTGGACGTGCTGGCCACCGACCACGCGCCGCACACCTGGGAAGAGAAGCAGAAGCCGTACGCGCAGGCACCGTCCGGCCTGCCGCTGGTGCAGTACGCACTGGTGGCCGCGCTGGAGCGCGTGCACGAAGGCAAGCTGACCCGCGAGCAGGTGGTGCAGAAGTTCGCCCACGCCCCGGCGCAGCTGTTCGACGTGGAAGAACGTGGCTTCCTGCGCGAAGGCTACTTCGCCGACCTGGTGCTGGTGGAGGACGTGCCGTTCACCGTCAAGCGCGAGGACGTGCTGTCCAAGTGCGGCTGGTCGCCGTTCGAAGGCACCACCTTCCGTTCGCGCGTGGCCTCGACCTGGGTCAACGGCCAGCGGGTGTGGGACGGCAGCAACCTGGTGGGCGAACCGGCCGGCCAGCGCATGA
This genomic stretch from Stenotrophomonas sp. SAU14A_NAIMI4_5 harbors:
- a CDS encoding MFS transporter; protein product: MTAAATRDEGALALLGRPGFAKLLAYRIFAMLSYQVVAVTVGWHIYEVTRNPFSLGLVGLAEVLPFFCVAPFAGYLVDHLPRRRLGMVACAGLVATAVVLTGVATGWLPFQGVWPIYAAIALTGMVRAFLSPIYNALFARVLERSQFARGAGLGSVVFQSGMVVGPALGGILVGWGGKGLSYGVATAFAVVAMGCLATLKVSEPVHDGPAAPIFKSIAEGARFVVGNRIMVGAMALDMFSVLLGGVVAMLPAFLQEILHYGPEGLGILRAAPALGSIAVGLWLARHPLQKNAGRVLLFAVAGFGLCVVSFGLSQHFWLSALILLFYGAFDGVSVVVRSTILQLATPEEMRGRVSSINGIFISSSNELGAFYAGTMAKLLGLVPAVVLGGFAVLSVAGITAWKNPTLRKLNLRDLQ
- the dksA gene encoding RNA polymerase-binding protein DksA; amino-acid sequence: MAAKKTAKKAVEAAKKTAKPVVKKLAAKPVAKKPASKTAAKAASSQPAARKATATKSPAKASKPAAKKAAAPAKAKPAAASKKAPVVKKAASKAAPAKKAVAKPAPKKAVAKPAPKPVAKKAAAKPVAKPAAKKAAPAKPAATPAAVKKATKNVAKPAAKPAPAPVVKTAPKPAAKAAPAKSVPAKTAAVAAAKPAPKPAPAATPAASTAPQSKNPVPVSKSPAKTAVKTAVKPDPAPKTVSRPVGKVAVAVAARSAAPAPRSKYKVVEYKTDEATGRPILPTGYKPGSEEEYMSPLQQEYFRQRLQNWRADLVEESKQTIENLREEVRDIGDEAERATRETENSLELRTRDRYRKLIGKIDSTLKRLEAGDYGYCVDTGEEIGLERLEARLTAERTIDAQERWEHLQKQQGD
- the yidD gene encoding membrane protein insertion efficiency factor YidD is translated as MISRLLIALLRFYKRFISPLLGPRCRFVPSCSEYAMDAISMHGPLRGSWLAARRLGRCHPFHPGGFDPVPESPNAPSCRCTGKH
- a CDS encoding dihydroorotase; translated protein: MSSTLITNARMVNEGRTFDGDLRIENGRIAQIGSGLAPRDGEQVVDAAGRWLLPGMIDDQVHFREPGLTHKGDIASESAAAVAGGLTSFMDMPNTNPPTLDSTILEAKYELARGRAWANYGFYHGASNDNLEAIRALDPKKAPGVKVFMGASTGNMLVDNPETLDAIFRECPTPIITHCEDTPMIDANLKAFQEKYGDALTPDMHPDIRSREACIKSTRLAMSLARKHGTRLHVLHISTADELALFEKGPLIRADGSRKQITAETCVHFLHFARPDYATKGNLIKCNPAIKEVADREAITAALADDVLDVLATDHAPHTWEEKQKPYAQAPSGLPLVQYALVAALERVHEGKLTREQVVQKFAHAPAQLFDVEERGFLREGYFADLVLVEDVPFTVKREDVLSKCGWSPFEGTTFRSRVASTWVNGQRVWDGSNLVGEPAGQRMTYDR